CGAACCCGACGCCCCAACCCCTTCGCGGCGAAGCGTGCGACCTGCGGGGCGCGGCGAAGCGCCGCGGCCGGATGAGTAGGGGCGCCAGCCGGCCGCGCAGAAGGCGAAACGAATGAACGGCAGCGCAGACGTGGTCATTATCGGCGGCGGGATCGTGGGCATCTCGGCCGCCTACTTCCTGAGCGAGGCCGGCGTGCGCGACATCGTCGTCCTCGAACGGGCGACGGTGGGCGCCGGCGCCACCGGCCGGGCGGCCGGTGTCATGCTGGTGCAGAGCGGTTCGGACGCCGATCTCAGCTTTCAGTTGGAGGCCGTCGCCGTCCACCGGCGCTTCCACGAAGAACTCGGGACCGACCTGCGCGCGACGGGATCGCTGCTGCTCTGGCGCTCGGCCGGCGACGCGCAGGCCGCGCGAGAGCGGCTCGGGTTTCACGCGGACCGCGGAATCATCATGGAAGCCCTCGGTCCCGACGACCTTCGCCGCGAGTTTCCGTATCTTGCGGCCGACGACGTGGCCCTCGGCACGTACACCGGTGTCGATCAATGGGCGACGCCGCTTGCCACGATGCAGCGGCTCGCCGACGCCGTCCGCGGCCGCGGCGTCGTCGTCCGGGAAGGCACGCGTGTCGTGGACGTCGAGACCGACGGCAACCGGGTGCAGCGGGTCGTGACGAATGACGGCGGCGTGGCCGCGGGGAGCGTGATCAACGCCGCCGGGGCCTGGGCCCGCGATCTCGGCGAACTGAACGGCGTACGCGTGGCGGTGTCGCCGCGGAAGCGCCAGGCATTCATCCTGGAGCCGCCGCCCGGGGTCCCATCCGACTCGGCCTTTATAATGGAAGAAGCGGACGATTTCTACTGCAAGACGCGGGCGGAAGGGCTCATTATGGTCTGCGGGCAGCCGCCGGGCGAGACGCTCGACGACGTGGTGGAGTGGGGCTACCTCGACGACGCCTTGTCCCGCACGGAGCGGCGGATTCCCGCGGCCCGCTCCATGCCGATCGTCGGCGCCTGGGCCGGGATCCGGCCGGTCTCCCCCGACGGCAAGCCGTCGTTGGGGCCGGCTCCCGGGCTCGAAGGCTACTATGTCGCCGGAGGCTTCGGCGGCCAGGGCTTCACCCAGGGTCCGCTCGGCGGCCGCCTCGTGGCGGAATTGATCACGACGGGCCGGCCGAGCCTCGACCTGGCGCCCTTCCGGCCGGACCGCGCCGTCCGTTCGCCGCGGCCGCGCTGACGCGCGGCGCGCGAATCCGCATGTGGATCGACGCGCATCTGCATCTCGACGCGGCTGAATTTGAGCCCGATCGTGACGAGGTCGTGGCGCGCGCCGCGGCGGCCGGAGTCGGGTTGATGGTCTCCGCCGCGACGACCGTCGCCGGCGCCGAACGCGTCCTCGCCCTGACCCGCCGTTTTCCCGCCGTCCGGGCCGCCGTGGGCGTGCATCCCGAGCATGCCGGTGAGGTGGATGCGGCCGCCATCAACGCGCTCGAGCGCCTCGTCTCCGATCGGGCGGTCGTCGCGATCGGCGAGACTGGTCTCGATTACGTGCGCGGCCTCGCCGCCAAGGCGGCGCAGATCGACGCGTTTCGCGCGCAGGTCCGGCTGGCGCGCCGGCTCGACCTGCCCGTTGTGGTGCACGATCGCGAGGCGCACGA
The DNA window shown above is from bacterium and carries:
- a CDS encoding FAD-binding oxidoreductase translates to MNGSADVVIIGGGIVGISAAYFLSEAGVRDIVVLERATVGAGATGRAAGVMLVQSGSDADLSFQLEAVAVHRRFHEELGTDLRATGSLLLWRSAGDAQAARERLGFHADRGIIMEALGPDDLRREFPYLAADDVALGTYTGVDQWATPLATMQRLADAVRGRGVVVREGTRVVDVETDGNRVQRVVTNDGGVAAGSVINAAGAWARDLGELNGVRVAVSPRKRQAFILEPPPGVPSDSAFIMEEADDFYCKTRAEGLIMVCGQPPGETLDDVVEWGYLDDALSRTERRIPAARSMPIVGAWAGIRPVSPDGKPSLGPAPGLEGYYVAGGFGGQGFTQGPLGGRLVAELITTGRPSLDLAPFRPDRAVRSPRPR